CCGGACTCGAACTGGCCGCACGCGACATCAACAACACCGGCGGCATCGCCGGAAAACCGCTCGAACTCATCGTCCGAGACACCGCAGCCGACCCACACAGAGCCGCAGCCGCCGTCGACGAACTGGATCACCTGGGCGTAACCGCCCTGGCAGGGGAATACCACAGCGTCGCCGCCCGCGCCGGCGCCACCAGAGCCGACGCCCTCGGCCTGCCGTACCTCTGCTCGTCAGCAGTCCTCGACACACTCACCGACCAACCGACCGAATGGGTCGCACGCCTCTCCCCGCCACAATCCCGAGGCTGGCAGACCTACGCAGACTTCCTCCTGGGCGCAGGCCACACCCACATCGCCGTAGCAGCCGAACCGAGCCTCTACTGGGCCTCCGGAACCCGCATCCTGCGCGACCACCTCACACAACACGGCGCCAGCGTCACCGAACTCGACATGCGCACACTCACCCCCACTGCGCTATGCGACGCACTCGCCGACCGCCACGCAACCGCACTCCTCCTCCTGGTCGGCCACCCAGAGCCGGCCGTGCCCATCGTCAAAGCCGTCCGCGCCGACCCACGCCTCTCCCACATCCTGATCGGCGCTCCGGCCGGACAACCCGAATTCACCGCATGGACAACCCAGCTGGGCGACGACGGCGCCGCGA
The DNA window shown above is from Streptomyces chartreusis and carries:
- a CDS encoding ABC transporter substrate-binding protein, which encodes MTTPPTPLPANPTDEPSIQIGALVPLTRPGWTEAGRHLLAGLELAARDINNTGGIAGKPLELIVRDTAADPHRAAAAVDELDHLGVTALAGEYHSVAARAGATRADALGLPYLCSSAVLDTLTDQPTEWVARLSPPQSRGWQTYADFLLGAGHTHIAVAAEPSLYWASGTRILRDHLTQHGASVTELDMRTLTPTALCDALADRHATALLLLVGHPEPAVPIVKAVRADPRLSHILIGAPAGQPEFTAWTTQLGDDGAAIPFLRYLPEHLTPLGTRAEKTLREHLAQAPSFVAYEGYDTITVLAQLLRPHSTNRPRTTPPWPHISVEGTRGQIQFSRTPGNSVWQWTRPPIQIVDRDPAKPDHFRILHTG